From a single Myxocyprinus asiaticus isolate MX2 ecotype Aquarium Trade chromosome 47, UBuf_Myxa_2, whole genome shotgun sequence genomic region:
- the LOC127436662 gene encoding interferon-related developmental regulator 1-like has product MPRGKERSGRGGQQGNVQPFSDEDASIETLSHCSSLSDRTSLAEEAGETEETAQEDFQYKLKAYIDSTVDKSAKTRQSALDGLKTAMANKILYEFISERRMTITDGIERCLKKGKGVEQCAAASLACLLCIQLGSGIESEEVFKALKPVFKTILNDGAANIQARQACATSLGLCTLVAEDDIMDVYATMECFESLFTHSYFREDGSRPSVSPQTTQLHINALLSWALLLTICTGSHIRAIMQKHLAKLPRLLENDDVNMRIAAGETIALLFELIRDVDPEIEFDDWEPLCEKLSALATDCNKHRAKTDKRKQRSVFRDVLKAVEEGGFQSETIRFGTERMVIDSWVRKRTYDAFREFVGSGMNYHLQANEFIRDVFELGPPMLIDSASLKAMKTSRLERHLYNAAAFKARTKARNKFRDKRIDVGEF; this is encoded by the exons ATGCCACGAGGCAAGGAAAGGAGCGGCAGAG GGGGACAGCAGGGAAATGTCCAGCCGTTCAGTGATGAAGATGCGTCCATCGAGACCCTCAGTCACTGTAGCAGCCTCAGTGACAGAACCAGTTTGGCTGAGGAAG CTGGTGAAACTGAAGAAACTGCTCAAGAGGACTTCCAGTACAAACTGAAGGCGTACATTGACAGCACTGTGGATAAGAG TGCCAAGACCAGGCAAAGTGCCCTTGATGGACTAAAGACTGCCATGGCAAACAAAATCCTGTATGAGTTTATTTCAGAGAGAAGGATGACCATCACAGATGGCATTGAGCGCTGCTTAAAAAAAG GTAAAGGAGTAGAACAATGTGCCGCAGCCTCGCTGGCGTGTCTCCTGTGCATCCAGCTTGGTTCTGGAATCGAGAGCGAAGAGGTTTTTAAGGCCCTTAAACCTGTATTCAAGACCATTCTCAACGATGGAGCAGCTAACATCCAAGCCAGACAAGCT TGTGCAACAAGTCTAGGCCTGTGCACTCTTGTAGCAGAAGATGATATCATG GATGTGTATGCAACTATGGAGTGTTTTGAGAGTCTCTTTACCCATTCATATTTCCGGGAAGATGGAAGCCGACCTTCTGTAAGCCCTCAAACCACACAACTCCACATCAATGCTCTCTTGTCCTGGGCGCTGTTGCTTACCATCTGTACTGGCAGCCACATCCGAGCTATCATGCAAAA GCATCTGGCTAAATTGCCGCGACTGCTGGAGAATGATGACGTTAACATGAGGATTGCCGCTGGAGAGACCATCGCCCTTCTGTTTGAGCTGATCAGAGATGTTGACCCG GAGATTGAATTTGATGACTGGGAGCCATTGTGTGAAAAGCTGAGTGCTCTGGCCACCGACTGCAACAAACACCGAGCCAAGACTGATAAGAGAAAGCAAAGATCTGTCTTCAGAGATGTCCTAAAAGCAGTAGAG GAAGGAGGTTTTCAATCCGAGACTATCCGGTTTGGCACAGAGCGAATGGTCATTGACAGCTGGGTGAGAAAGAGGACTTATGATGCATTCAGAGAGTTTGTTGGGTCTGGGATGAATTACCACTTGCAG GCAAACGAGTTCATAAGGGACGTGTTTGAACTGGGACCACCGATGTTGATTGATTCTGCTTCTCTGAAAGCTATGAAGACTTCAAGGCTGGAGAGG CACCTCTACAATGCAGCTGCGTTCAAAGCTCGAACTAAGGCCAGAAACAAGTTTCGGGACAAAAGGATTGACGTTGGCGAGTTCTAG